The Candidatus Denitrolinea symbiosum DNA window GCAAGGGATAAGACCGCCGAGGTGAGCGGGTCGTGCGCGATGGCGCGATAGACGGCGACGGGATCGCCCGCGATGGAGGCTTCGATGGCGAGTTCTTCGATGCCGCTGGAGAGTTGCGTGAGCAGGGCGGTTTCGGGAGGCAAAGCGCCGACGTGGATGGGATGAATGCCAGCCTTGTCCACGACGACGGGGACTTCGACGCACGCGCCCTGTGGAAGGTTGGTGATGAGGTTTGTGTTGCGGACGTTGCCGTTGAACTTGAACATCTCGCCGCCTTTGAGCGCGTTGATGATGTACGCGGCATATTCGTGTCCGCGTTCGAGGTCTTCGGCGGTCAGCGGTTGCGCGAGACGCTCTTTCACTTGATCCTGCCACGTCGCTTCATTATGTTGATATTCTTTCAAGATGTAGGCGTACTCGCCTGGATTCCAGTTCGTTCCGTGCGTGCAATATTTTTCGATCAGGTCGGGGCGTTTGCGGAACCACGGGTTGTATTCGGAGTTGTGTCCGCTCGACTCGGTGACGTATTTGCCGATGGCGAGAAACATTTCATTGCGGACCTGCTCGGCGTTGTAAATTTCAGGTCGCTCGGTGATGGCTTTATGGATGAGCGGATAAGCGTCCTTGCCGTTCCATTTGTATTCGAGATACCATGCCTGATGGTTGATACCCGCGCACAGATAATCAATTTCGTCGAACGGCGCGCCGATCCATTCGGCGAGCATCATGGCAGTGCCTTGCACCGAATGGCAAAGTCCTGTGACGGGGATGAACGTCTGTCTTTGCAGGGCGGCGCACAGCATCGCCATAGGGTTGGTGTAATTCAACAGCAACGCGTTCGGGCAATATTTTTCCATGTCGCGAACGATGTCGAGCATCGGGTTGATCGTGCGCAGAAAACGGAAGATTCCGCTGGGCCCACGCGTGTCGCCGACGTTGACGTCAATGCCGTATTTTTTGGGGATCTCGATGTCGTGACGCCAGACTTCGGTGGAGCCCGCGAGAATCGTCGTAAGGACGACGTCCGCGTCTTTGAGCGCTTCGGCGCGGTCGAGCGTCGCTTCGACCTTCGCAGGCGCCTGATTCGCTTCGATCAGCTTTTCGACTCCCCTTTTCGCCCACTCCAACCGCTCGGCGTGGATGTCCATGAGCGAGATGGTCGCGTCCTGCAAAAGCGGGAAAGTGAGAATGTCGCGCACGAGTTCGCCCGTAAAGCCGAGGCTCCCCGCGCCGATGAAGGTGATTTTGGTCATAAGTTTCTCCTATGTTTCATTTCACTGTGTACGATTGTTTGCTCGTGGCGAAAACGACATCCCAGTTCGTGTCCACGATTTGGAAGACGAGGTCGAATTGAGATGTGTTGAGCAATGCGCGCGAGATATTCCAAGTGACGCGGCTACCCGTATCGGCAAAGACGATTTGGACTTCCGTGGGCGACCATTTCCAGTCTGAGCCTGAGCCGTCGTAGATATTCCACGTGTTGTTCTCAAAAAGAACGTCCGCGCCGATGCCGTTGACGGTGAAGCCCGTTTTTGGATTTTGATCTGTATCAATGAAAACTTGAAAGGCGTTGTATTGTCCGCTGGCGTAATCGAACGAAAGGGAAATCGTTTCCGCGTCGTTGATGATTTGCGAATTGAAGATCGCTTCGCCCGATGCGGCTGGGACGGCGGCGGTCGGCTCAGGCGTGGAGGTTGAGGCGGGAATCGTTGCCTGAGTTTGCAATTCTTCCACTTGCATCGAATCGCCTTTTGCGTAACTGCCCGTCACGGACGAATCAACAGCGATCTGTCCGAGGGTGTTGTAGCCAGTCGCTTCATCCCAAACATTTTCGTTTGCAAATTGAACCGCGTACAACGAATTGTCTTGCAAGGTCTCCGCTTCGTCGGGGAGCCAAAGGGAGAGGTTGTATTCGCCTTCGTCCATTTTCGATGGCAGGCGGATGCTCGCTGTGAAAGTGGATTCGCCTGACTGCCATGTGCGCGGGTCGAGTTCGAGTTTGGTTTTGTACTCGCCCTCACCCCTGTCCCCGCTTCCATTGGAAGAGGGGGATAGAACAACATAAAGCGGGCGCGGATTCATCAGTGAGGCAAAGCCGCTGTTTGTGATATTCACCGTCAGGTTGAGCAAGCCGCCTGGGCGCGCTTGTTCGTTGAAGTCGGCGGAGGCCAACGCGAGGCGATAGCCCATGCGGTCGTTGATCTCTTGCAGGCATCCGCCCGCCTCCCAACTGCGGATGATGCCTTTGTGATACGCCTCGTTAATGGCGGAGAAGTGCAAGAGTTCCATTTCGTGCAGGGCGTTCGTACACTCTGAACGCGGCGGGAAGGGCGCGCACGTTTCGCCAGACATCGGCGTGAAGCGAGTCAACTCGGCGAGATAGCCCTGGTCGCGTTCGATGGTGTTGACGCCATCACGCTCATATGTGCCGACATCCGTTTCGCTCGAAAGGAAGCAGTCGTTATGATGTGCGACGTGCGCGTTGACCGCGTCTTCGGGCTTCGGGTACATCGCGATGATGTTGGCAGGATAACGTACTTGAACAAAGCGGTTCGGGATTGCGGCGGTGAGCGCGTTGAGAATGTCGCGCTTGTCGGTGATGTTGTCGAGTCCGTTTGTGGATGTGTGCCACTCGCCCCACGCGCCGATGAAGCCCGCCTCCAGCCAGGCGATGACGTCGGAATCTTTTTGCAGGAGCGGAGTCAACTGCTCGATGTGTTTCAGGATTTGGGATTTGGACGCGTCGGGCTCGGTATCGGGATACGGTCCCTGGTTGTAGGCAAAGCGGACGATGGCTTTCACTCCCGCTTCTCGGACGTCGTTGAAGTTGGTCTGCAATCCGTTCAGCATTTCCTCAGGGAGGTCTGATGCGCGGTAGTCGTCCAAACGGATGTTAAGGTGGACGAGCGTGTTGCCCGTGATACGCACAGAACTGAACCCCGCTGGGCTGGGCAATTCGTATGGGGTGAAGAATCCACGCTCGGGGTTGAGGAGAGAGGCGTCGGAGGAGGGGTAGGCGTGGGAAACTGAATCAGGTTCGGGTGAGGATGAAGCGGGTCCACATCCGAAGAGGAGGAAGATGGTGAGTAGAAAGTGGAAAGTGGGATGTCGCATGGTGTGTGGTGTGTGAGATACGAGATACGGGATACAAGATAGGAGATAGGGGTTACGTGTGTACGTGTTTACCTGTGTACTTGTTTATTTGAATGCGGACTGAGTCGCTTGGTCTACGATCCAGCGTTGGAGGAAGATGTAGACGAAGAAGATCGGCAGGAGGGTGAGGATGGAGGCGGCGAGGACGAGTCCTTGATTGGAGACGTGTTGGGTTTGGAACCAGACAACCAATAACGGGATGGTGCGTTTTTCAGGCGAGGTGAGGACGATGAGGGGCCAGAGGTAATCGTTCCAGGTGGAGATAGTGCAAGGATTTTTCTGTAAAAGTGATCTGGCTTTCCTCGGAAGGAGAGTCCCAAAAACGGAGAAGGGGCTCTGGGAAGACAAAGTTCGGGTAAAATGAGCGCACCCCAACGGAAACGGGAACGGCGCTTCTCAAAAAGGCTGTTCTCGTTTTCATTTAGGAGGAGGGTTTTCGTCCATCGAAAGATAGACTCGACCCATCTGCCATTCCTCATCCTGTTCCATCAGGATGGCGCTCACCAAACGCAAACAGGCGGCTTCATTGGGAAAGATGCTCACCACGTTGGTGCGCCGTCCAATTTCGCGGTTCAAGCGTTCCTGGGTGTTGTTGGTGCGCAGTTTCCTGCGGTGCGCTTCGGGAAAGGCGAACACGGTCAGTCCTTCGGGCAGGTTGGTTTCCATCCAGTCCGCCAGGCGGGAAGCGCTTTGAGCATACTTTTGAACCGTTTGCTTCAAGTAGGCTTCGGCCGTCGGACGGTCGGGGGCATTGAACACTCTGCGAATGTCCGCGGCCACTTCTGTCAACATCTCGCGGCGAGGAACGTAGCTGGTTGCATTCTGTTGCAGATGGTATTGGCAGCGCTGCCAGAGAACGCCTCCAAACACCGCCCGCAACGCTTGCCGCAAACCAGCGTGAGCGTCGCTGGTAATCAGACGCACACCGCTCAGGCCGCGCTGGATCAGGCTTTGCAGGAAGGCGCGCCAGAAGATTTCGGCCTCACCCAGACCTATCCTCACGCCCAAAATCCTCCGTTTGCCGAGTGGATCCACTGCCTGGGCGATCAAAACGGCCGCATCTACCACCTGTCCATCCATCCGCACTTTCTCGTAGCGGGCATCCAAAAACAGGTAGCGGATTTCTCCCAACGGTCGATTCTGCCAGGCTTCCAGCAAGACATCCAACTCCGAGGTGGCCTTGCTCACCAGACTGCTCGATACCTGGCTGCCGCACAACTTCTCGACAATGGCATTCACTTTGCGGGTCGAGGTCCCTTGCACATACATCTCGGCTAACGCCATCGTCAGGGCGCGTTCACTACGCAACCCTTTTTCCAGCGCTTGTGGATAATAATCCCCAGTCCGCACTTGCGGAACGGCAAATTCAATCGCGCCCATGCGCGTCCGCACTGTTTTCGGCTTGAACCCGTTGGCTTGGTCGCGTCGCTGTTCCGAGCGTTCGTAAGGCGCCACTCCCAGGTATTGCTGTCGCTCCGCTTTCATCGCCGCATTGACGATGACGCGCATCAACTCGGGCAAGTAATCCAAGCCTTGCTCGCTGATCTGCTCCAAAACTTCGTTTGGTAAGGTACAATCATTTTGGTAGGTCATGGTCTCTATCCTTTCTGAAGTTGAGCTTTCCGAAAGAATATACCAGACCTACCTTTTTGGCAAATTTTACAGAAACAAGTTTACACTAACTACTAGACACTGATGTTTATAACCAATTCTTGAAACTCTTACGAAAAATTTCTGAAGGGAATCCAGTTGTGCTCGTTATTGATGATTTACAGTGGGCGGACGATGAAACTGGTCATCTATTTAGCTACATTGCTCGGAAATTACCTGAAACAAACAATAAAATTGCACTTATTGGGGCTTACAGGTCTTACGATATGAAAAGCGATAATAAAAACCTGCTTGACACTTTTACTGATCTAGAAAAACGTAAAGAGGCTATAACTTTAAAGATTCCTCCTTTTACAGTTGAAGATATATCTTCTTTACTGGAAACCCTTTATAAAACTAATTCAACCGAAATTTCTTCCGAGTTCAGAACGAAATTAATCTCGCACACTAACGGGAATCCTTTATTTATTACAGAAATACTAAAGCATTTAGAGGAAGAACATAAAATCATATTGGTCGGGGACAACAACTGGCAATTCAAGTCCACTAACGATATCTTAAGTGATCTACCAGATTCTCTTCATGCAGTTCTTGAGCAAAGAATCGAAAAATTGGAAAAAAGGCTAAAGGAATTACTTACGCTAGCAAGCGTTGAGGGTGGAAGTTTTACTGCTGAAATACTGGCTAAAATAAAAAATATCGAACTGGCGGAAGTATTAAATACTCTTGTTGAAGATTTGTCTAAAAATTATCGATTGGTTAATGAAGGCAGCGAAATTGAAATCTCACTCAATACTTTTGCAAGTTTGTATGAGTTTCGTCATGGGTTAATTCGCGACTACATATACAATAACTTGAGCCAGACGCAAAAGCGTATTTTGCACCAACAAGTTGGAAATTGCTTAGAAAGTTTATATGGTAGGAAATATTTCCTTATTGCCAACCAATTGGCCAATCATTTTTTAATCGCCAAAGATTATCAAAAGCTTGCTCGATACGGCCTGATAGTCGCTCGACAAGAAATGGAAAAATTTTCACCCCGACAAGCAATATGGTGGGCTAATACAGTTCTTGATGCATTACGCCGCCTTGATGAGTCCAACAATACAGTGCGAGGCGAAACGCTACTTATTTTGATTCAAGCTAACATCCATCTTGGAAATCATAATGACGCATTATCTAAAATCAATGAAATGGAATTGATTGAGGACCTAGACGAAGTGCAAAAAGGATTTTGTAAGTATTTAAAGAGCAATGTGACTGTTGGAGAAACGCAAGATGATCCTTTGGAGTTATTATTGCCTGCATTAGAGGTTTTTAGAATTCACAATGAAATCCAATTAGTTAGTTGGACATTGCGGCGATTAGCCCATATTTTTGCGACAAGAGGGAAGTTCGAAGATTCTGAGAAATATTCATCCGAATGTATAAATCTATTGGAAAGCCTTCAAGATTCCGCCAGCCTTGAAACATTAGGTATGATTTGGAGCGATGTTGCTGAGTATGCAATTGCTGCTGGAGATATGAGAAAAGCCGAAGAGGCAAACCAAAAGGCATTAAATATCTTTCAACAAATAAAAAACAAAAAGGGAGTAGCTGTGATGCTTGGCAACTTGGGAGGGCTTGAGTATATGTATGGCAATCTCGCAAAATCAGAAACGCTTACAAGGAGATCAGTTGAGCTTTTTCGCGAGATGGAGGACGTGGGTAAAATCATAGAGGGTTCAGATAATTTAGCCAGAGTATTAATTATAAGGGGTAAGGTTGCGGAGGCGAAACGATTATTGTTAGATATCGAGCCGATAGCCTTACAAATGAATGATGTTGGTTTTTTGCCAGAAATCTATATACATTTATCTCAAGTTGCTACTCTTGAAAAAGACGCAGAACAAGCTGCTATTTATGGCATCAAATCCACTCGTATTGTTACAAGCGACGATCAATATTCAGCTCCTCGAGCTTTTTGTACGGCAGCTCTGTGTTTATTGGATGTTGGAAAAGTAGATCAAGCTAATCATTATATGGATCATGCTATAAAAATGGTAAACGATACTTCTTTCACTTTTCTTTATGTTAAAGCATTAGTTTATTTTGATTATGCTCAATTTCTATCACGAACCACCAATCAGATCAAACAAATATTACAAATAAGCAATGAAGCAGGCCAAATATTTTTACAGCTTAATGCTCGCAGGGATTTTGAAAAAGTAAATGATTTCGAAAAGTCACTTAAGGGCAAAATTTGAAGCCACCTTCCGTTTTTTTTAATTCCCTTCAATATTAGATTCTGCCAGGGATGAGAATCACATCCGCCGTGTTGCCAGCAGGAAGCGAAGTCTGAATCGTCTGAATGAAAACGTCCCACGGGAAAGTCTCGTACTTGATGGTCACATTCGGGTTCGCCGCCATGAAGTCATCGAACATCTTCTGGTTGGCTTCGTTAAAGGCGGGCGCTTGGTGTCCCCACACACGGATCTCGACCTTCTCGTCGGTCGCGGCGGGCGCGTCGGTTGCAGGCGCGCCTCCGCCGCACGCGGCAAGCAGCAGGCTTGCCATCACAAAAACGAACAGTAGTTTTTTCATGCTTCTTCTCCTTTGTTTTTCCCTCTCCCATTGGGAGAGGGCGGGGTGAGGGTTAGAAATCTAATTTCACGACCGCCGTTAAATTGTTTGGGCGGTCGGGATTCAAACCTTTCGCCAACGAACGATAGAACGACATCAATTGCAGGACGGGAAGATATAGGACGCCGCGCACCTCCTCTGGGATATTGGACTCAAAACAGACATCCGCTTCTTTCTCACCGACGGCTGATACAGTTCCCCCAAGCGCTTTCATCTCTTCGAGCGCCTTCGCCTCGTGCTGATGATTCGCCGTGGACACCAGACCGCAAACGACGGTTGACTTGCCGACCATGCTCATCGGTCCGTGACGGAACTCTAAAAAGTGAAACGGTTCGCTGTGCGTGAGAGTCATCTCTTTCATTTTGAGATTCACTTCGCAGGCAAGTCCGTAGCGGATACCTGAACCGAGAAAATAAAATCTATCGAACTCCAAATTCTCGCCAATTGATCTGGCATACGATTCATAATTACCAATCACCGAATTACCAATCTCTGGCAATTTCCCCATCGCCTCCAGCAGATCATCCCTGCCTGCCATCTTCGCCGCCAACGCCGCCGCCACCACGTACATCGAAGCGAACGAACGCGTCTGCGCGACGGACTGTTCCTGTCCCTTATCCATCACAAAATTAAAGTCCGCCATCTGTGAAAGAGCTTCGTTGTAATTACTAATTACAACTACATCGCCGCGCTTTTCATTCTTGAATTTCTCGACCGCTTTCAACGTTTCGGTTGTCGTGCCCGAACGGCTGACGGCAATGAGTAAGTAAGGCGAGATACTATCTCGCCCTACAACCGTCTGCGGATTCAACAACAACTCCCCGCCAGAGACGGCTTGCGCCGCGCGCCCCGTCAACTCGGTGTACAACGCCGCCGCCGCGAGCGAAAGGTAGTACGTGGAGCTACAGCCAGTAAAGATGACGCGGTCATATCCGCCAGCCCTGGGCGTGTTCGAAGCGCGAACAACCTCCAGCGCCTGCGCCCACGCTTCAGTCTGCGATTTGATTTCGTTGTAAGTGTGGTAGTTTGATGGTTGCATAGTTTGGTAGTTGTGTAGTTTGATAGTTCAATAGTTGTGTAGTTCGTTAGTTGCGCCGTTCACTGCTCACTGATTACTGATCACTAATCACTGCTCACTCAATCTTCAACACCCTCACCGCATTGTCACGATAGATCTTCTTCAACACATCATCGGGCAGATACAAACCGTAGGCATAGAATCGTCCCTGCCTCGGCGTTTCGCTGACGTTGTAATTGAAATATTCATCATCCGTTTCGAGCAGGCGATAACTCAAACGATACGCGTCAAGGTTGGGACTCATATCCGAGCCGTACAAGATGCGGTCTTGATATTGGATGAAAAATTTCCGCGCGGTGTAGGGCTGTCTTCCCAACTCGCCCAGCCGCGCCGAAATATCAATGTAATAGTTCGGGCAATCGTCGAGCATCTGCCCCACCCAGCCGAGATTTTCGCCGTAACACCCAACATGCGCGCCGATGAAAGTCGTATTGCGATGACGCGCTACTAAATTTTTGAAACTGTTCATGATATGCATGAACGACGGGAACGGCGGGCTGGTAAACGCCCAATCGGGGTGATTCCCCAACTCCTCCCAACGTTCGTTCGTTTCGTCAATCGGGTCGAAAAACGCGACAGGGTCGGCGACGTGGATCAACACGGGCAAACCCAACTCGCCAGCCGTTTCCCAAATCGGGATAAGGCGCGCATCGTCCACGTCAACCACTCGCCCCTTTTCATCTTTGACGTGCAACCCGAACGGCTTCCAGATTTTGAGTCCCTGCGCGCCCGCTTCCTTCTGGACCCTCAACCTGTTCGCCGCCCATTCAGCGAATCCATCGCCCATGCTTTCCCACTTCGACCAATCCACGCCGCCGAAGATCTGAAACCGCTCGGGTGCTTTCGCTTTGAAATGATCGAGATGCCGATGCAAAATATCCTCGCCCCAACCGCCGTCGAGGTCAACGTAATGAGTTACGCCCGCTTCGTCGAGCAGGTCGAGCAGTTCGGTCAACGGTTTGTCATCCCAGCCGCCGCCAAACGGTTCGCCGAGATGGTTGTGCGCGTCAATGACGGGGAATTTCGGTTTGTCAACCAGCGTGGTCTTTGTAACCAGTTTCGATTGCGGACGAAAATTTTCGAGGAGCATGGTTTTCCAGTTATGCAATGATGACTTCGATTCCGAGTTTCTTCAGCGCTTGCAGGAATTTCTTGTCGGCACGCGAATCTGTCACGAAGGTGTGAACAGCCTTCAATGGGGCAAGAAGCGCAGTCGAAACGCGGTTCACTTTCGAGTGGTCGGCGATGATGATGAGTTGGCGTCCGATCTTCAGGATGGCGCGGTCGGTTTGAGTCTCTGGCAGGTAATCGTTGGTCAGCCCGTGTTTCAGGCTGATGCCGCGCGTGCCCATGAGGACCTTATCCACGCGCAGTTCTGCCAGCGCTTGTTCTGTGATGTGACCGATGAAGGAAAGTTCGCTCTCGCGTAGTTGTCCGCCCAATGAAACGACCGTAATGTCTTTGACGCCCGCCAGCGCGTTTAACACGGGCAGGGAATTGGTGACGACGGTGAGATTTTTGCGCTCGCGTAAATGTTTCGCCGCTTCAAGTACGGTCGTGCCTGAGCCGAGGAAAACGGTCTCGCCGTCCGCGATCAAATCCGCCGCCGCGCGCCCAATGCTTGATTTTTCATCAGTCTGTTCGACCTCGCGCTGAAGGATGGGCAGTTCGGGCGGCGCCTGTTCCACCGCGATGACGCCGCCATGCACGCGCTGGGCTTTGCCCTGCGAAGCGAGCGATTCCAAATCGCGCCGCGCCGTCGCCTCGCTGATCTCAAACTGCTCGACGATCTCAGCCACGCTGAGGCGTCCCTGCCGCTCCAGCAGGGAATGGATCTGTTTTTGGCGTTCAGGGGTGGGCGTGAAATCGCTCATGCTCGCTCAAAAATCAATCATAATCAATCATAGCATGAAATTTCAATTTTTCAAGAGGCTGTTTCTTAAAAAATCGTAACAGGTCACGCTGACGCTTCGATGAACGGCAAGACGGGCTGACCCATCAAGGCGACCAGTTTTTGAAATGTGCTTTGTCCATGTCGCTTGGCAGTATTCAGGATGGTTGCTAAAGCCGCATAGCCTTGTGCTACCCAATCGGAGCGGAAACTCCCCATGACTTTACGATGAATGACAGACGGACGCAAGGCGCGTTCGCAGGCATTATTGTGGGCAGGCACATCTACATGATGCAGGAAGACCAATAAGGCATCCCGATGCTTGCGATAGCGTTTGAGCAGATTGGCCCCCAACCCGCGGAAGGTTCGTTGCAAGAGTTGTTTCAAGCGTTTTTCCAGAATTACCGCTTGCTTTGCAAATCCTTCTTTTGTCAATTGCGTTCGCCGCTTGCCCAAATGAATTGCCTTTCGGGAGAGCGCCTGCATGTCTTGCGCCCATTGTAAACGTGGCCGCTTTTCGATCAGCCCTTGCAGGTTGCGGATTTGATGCGCCAGGCAAATCTGGGGCGTCTTGGCTGGC harbors:
- a CDS encoding alpha-glucosidase/alpha-galactosidase — encoded protein: MTKITFIGAGSLGFTGELVRDILTFPLLQDATISLMDIHAERLEWAKRGVEKLIEANQAPAKVEATLDRAEALKDADVVLTTILAGSTEVWRHDIEIPKKYGIDVNVGDTRGPSGIFRFLRTINPMLDIVRDMEKYCPNALLLNYTNPMAMLCAALQRQTFIPVTGLCHSVQGTAMMLAEWIGAPFDEIDYLCAGINHQAWYLEYKWNGKDAYPLIHKAITERPEIYNAEQVRNEMFLAIGKYVTESSGHNSEYNPWFRKRPDLIEKYCTHGTNWNPGEYAYILKEYQHNEATWQDQVKERLAQPLTAEDLERGHEYAAYIINALKGGEMFKFNGNVRNTNLITNLPQGACVEVPVVVDKAGIHPIHVGALPPETALLTQLSSGIEELAIEASIAGDPVAVYRAIAHDPLTSAVLSLAEIRQMTNELFAQHKDYLPQFKHHAV
- a CDS encoding ABC transporter permease, coding for MSSQSPFSVFGTLLPRKARSLLQKNPCTISTWNDYLWPLIVLTSPEKRTIPLLVVWFQTQHVSNQGLVLAASILTLLPIFFVYIFLQRWIVDQATQSAFK
- a CDS encoding transposase, IS256 family is translated as MTYQNDCTLPNEVLEQISEQGLDYLPELMRVIVNAAMKAERQQYLGVAPYERSEQRRDQANGFKPKTVRTRMGAIEFAVPQVRTGDYYPQALEKGLRSERALTMALAEMYVQGTSTRKVNAIVEKLCGSQVSSSLVSKATSELDVLLEAWQNRPLGEIRYLFLDARYEKVRMDGQVVDAAVLIAQAVDPLGKRRILGVRIGLGEAEIFWRAFLQSLIQRGLSGVRLITSDAHAGLRQALRAVFGGVLWQRCQYHLQQNATSYVPRREMLTEVAADIRRVFNAPDRPTAEAYLKQTVQKYAQSASRLADWMETNLPEGLTVFAFPEAHRRKLRTNNTQERLNREIGRRTNVVSIFPNEAACLRLVSAILMEQDEEWQMGRVYLSMDENPPPK
- a CDS encoding fructoselysine-6-P-deglycase FrlB, with the protein product MQPSNYHTYNEIKSQTEAWAQALEVVRASNTPRAGGYDRVIFTGCSSTYYLSLAAAALYTELTGRAAQAVSGGELLLNPQTVVGRDSISPYLLIAVSRSGTTTETLKAVEKFKNEKRGDVVVISNYNEALSQMADFNFVMDKGQEQSVAQTRSFASMYVVAAALAAKMAGRDDLLEAMGKLPEIGNSVIGNYESYARSIGENLEFDRFYFLGSGIRYGLACEVNLKMKEMTLTHSEPFHFLEFRHGPMSMVGKSTVVCGLVSTANHQHEAKALEEMKALGGTVSAVGEKEADVCFESNIPEEVRGVLYLPVLQLMSFYRSLAKGLNPDRPNNLTAVVKLDF
- a CDS encoding amidohydrolase; this encodes MLLENFRPQSKLVTKTTLVDKPKFPVIDAHNHLGEPFGGGWDDKPLTELLDLLDEAGVTHYVDLDGGWGEDILHRHLDHFKAKAPERFQIFGGVDWSKWESMGDGFAEWAANRLRVQKEAGAQGLKIWKPFGLHVKDEKGRVVDVDDARLIPIWETAGELGLPVLIHVADPVAFFDPIDETNERWEELGNHPDWAFTSPPFPSFMHIMNSFKNLVARHRNTTFIGAHVGCYGENLGWVGQMLDDCPNYYIDISARLGELGRQPYTARKFFIQYQDRILYGSDMSPNLDAYRLSYRLLETDDEYFNYNVSETPRQGRFYAYGLYLPDDVLKKIYRDNAVRVLKIE
- a CDS encoding DeoR/GlpR transcriptional regulator, which codes for MSDFTPTPERQKQIHSLLERQGRLSVAEIVEQFEISEATARRDLESLASQGKAQRVHGGVIAVEQAPPELPILQREVEQTDEKSSIGRAAADLIADGETVFLGSGTTVLEAAKHLRERKNLTVVTNSLPVLNALAGVKDITVVSLGGQLRESELSFIGHITEQALAELRVDKVLMGTRGISLKHGLTNDYLPETQTDRAILKIGRQLIIIADHSKVNRVSTALLAPLKAVHTFVTDSRADKKFLQALKKLGIEVIIA
- a CDS encoding transposase, IS66 family; translation: MREYEAEVWVSDCWKAQLNAPAKTPQICLAHQIRNLQGLIEKRPRLQWAQDMQALSRKAIHLGKRRTQLTKEGFAKQAVILEKRLKQLLQRTFRGLGANLLKRYRKHRDALLVFLHHVDVPAHNNACERALRPSVIHRKVMGSFRSDWVAQGYAALATILNTAKRHGQSTFQKLVALMGQPVLPFIEASA